A genomic window from Desulfurococcaceae archaeon includes:
- a CDS encoding DUF87 domain-containing protein, whose product MGISALNLIKVLASSLCNLLLVLLLTVQGPAEAAFSASLGIITPWLDIIVSAVHIAVSFILLNNALSALLNRTFFIVYLVSMGYEHVNNALLFREMAGLMLSLPLIVIVKHVTGLPSTALEFKRLVKSRVGFKVGANELFVLLIPHIGGVISVLATSFSAYSTDIYVIVVNNALVPVILLFMVMLVSEELSGTADRAIMGFTSGLGVLGLAPLISLMAMERTSGALYPSRALYASKRGLYLGKAVATLTYGYPSNAYRKLRKSARFSGEGRRAWYWRAVQHSLYVDLNELNTPHIIVIGSSGSGKTTLVKHIVLESSRVYGHNVLIIDQHGEYKDLASFIKCKIIDASRCSLNPLVLANTSPRERALQLAHAVSVTFRLGLLQRKMLEEVIMKTYELKGITSGDPATWRRDPPTLQDLVGVCKELGKEIPEYNRLLPYIVLLSEHISGGEWLSVEELLLESAIIDMTGLSSDFARALFLDTLMYTLINKMYTTRLTKKVMLVIEEARGLLPRSLARELLSRLFAESRKFGFSIVVVSQEIRRIPKVLVDNAGLRVFFVLNEPRSVEEASKIIAGLDVKEKSLVVAEAIRTLAPHTFMIHATGVDAIFVVKSPFLTRSKSA is encoded by the coding sequence ATGGGGATTAGTGCGTTAAACTTGATTAAAGTGCTGGCGTCGAGTTTATGCAATCTTTTACTAGTTCTCCTGCTCACGGTGCAGGGCCCAGCTGAGGCAGCCTTCTCCGCGTCACTGGGTATTATAACGCCGTGGTTGGACATAATTGTTTCCGCGGTGCACATAGCGGTATCGTTCATATTACTAAACAATGCTCTCTCAGCCTTGCTCAACAGGACGTTCTTCATAGTGTACCTCGTCTCCATGGGTTATGAGCATGTGAACAACGCGTTGCTCTTCAGGGAAATGGCGGGGTTAATGTTATCCCTGCCTCTAATTGTCATCGTAAAACACGTGACCGGTTTACCGAGCACTGCACTAGAGTTCAAGAGGCTCGTGAAGAGTCGTGTAGGGTTTAAAGTAGGTGCCAACGAGCTGTTCGTTCTCCTGATCCCCCACATTGGGGGGGTGATATCCGTACTCGCCACCTCGTTCTCGGCGTACTCAACGGATATTTACGTGATCGTGGTGAACAATGCACTGGTACCGGTAATCCTCCTCTTTATGGTAATGCTCGTGAGTGAGGAGTTATCGGGTACCGCCGACCGCGCTATAATGGGCTTTACTTCGGGGCTTGGAGTTCTTGGATTAGCGCCACTGATTTCGCTAATGGCCATGGAAAGAACCAGTGGCGCCTTATACCCATCAAGGGCGCTCTATGCCAGTAAACGCGGGTTATACTTGGGGAAGGCTGTTGCCACTCTAACCTATGGGTATCCTAGCAACGCGTACAGAAAACTCAGAAAAAGTGCCAGGTTCTCAGGAGAGGGCAGGAGAGCCTGGTACTGGCGGGCAGTACAACACTCTCTGTATGTTGACCTCAACGAGCTGAACACTCCACATATAATCGTTATAGGCTCGTCGGGCTCTGGAAAGACAACACTTGTCAAGCATATAGTGCTGGAATCCAGTAGAGTTTACGGGCACAACGTGCTGATCATAGACCAGCACGGGGAGTATAAAGACCTCGCTAGTTTTATTAAGTGCAAAATAATAGATGCTTCCAGGTGCTCGTTAAACCCATTGGTTTTAGCGAACACATCTCCTCGTGAAAGAGCGCTCCAACTCGCACACGCGGTATCAGTAACATTTAGGCTAGGCTTATTGCAGAGGAAAATGCTCGAAGAGGTGATAATGAAGACCTATGAGCTGAAAGGCATTACCTCGGGGGATCCGGCTACGTGGAGGAGGGATCCACCCACGTTACAAGACCTCGTAGGGGTTTGTAAGGAACTCGGTAAGGAGATCCCGGAGTACAACAGGCTACTTCCATACATAGTTCTACTGAGTGAACATATAAGCGGGGGCGAGTGGCTTAGCGTAGAGGAGTTGCTCTTAGAAAGCGCCATTATAGACATGACTGGTCTATCGAGCGACTTCGCACGAGCGCTATTCCTGGATACGTTAATGTACACATTAATAAATAAGATGTACACTACTAGGTTAACTAAGAAAGTGATGCTCGTAATTGAGGAGGCGAGAGGTCTATTACCGAGATCTCTCGCGAGGGAGCTTCTATCGAGACTTTTTGCAGAGAGTAGGAAGTTCGGTTTTTCAATAGTCGTCGTTTCTCAAGAGATAAGGAGAATTCCTAAAGTGCTGGTGGATAACGCGGGGCTTAGGGTATTCTTTGTACTAAATGAACCTAGAAGCGTCGAAGAAGCCTCAAAGATCATTGCTGGCTTAGATGTGAAAGAGAAATCGCTAGTTGTGGCAGAGGCCATCCGAACGCTCGCACCCCACACATTTATGATACACGCGACAGGCGTAGATGCGATCTTCGTCGTTAAATCGCCCTTCTTAACGAGGAGCAAGTCCGCCTAG
- a CDS encoding DNA polymerase sliding clamp, with protein sequence MFKVLYPNASKLKKAVQALSKLSDEFPLYVTGNGMDIKVLSPDKTMLAVLTLPSLVFEEFSVDEETTIITSATELRKIIRRASRNDALLLTISKETDELVLVLKDRKTGIEREFGVPLIPRPPEPVPELQLDLPISFTMLSKDFKDLVGDLKLVGEEALFSYEDGKVIIRSVEQQKEYVCELREGNPLILLASTVEKARVSYSIEMLMVAAGAAEASKHVIISFDTGKPLKIEYELAGGGKLTYWIVPRM encoded by the coding sequence ATGTTTAAAGTTCTTTATCCAAACGCGAGTAAGCTTAAAAAAGCAGTGCAGGCGCTCTCAAAACTCAGTGACGAATTCCCGTTGTACGTAACGGGCAACGGTATGGACATAAAGGTACTTAGTCCCGACAAGACGATGTTAGCAGTACTAACGCTTCCAAGCCTCGTATTCGAAGAATTTTCCGTTGACGAGGAGACGACTATCATTACCTCGGCAACGGAGCTGAGAAAGATCATCCGTAGAGCGAGTAGAAATGACGCCCTCCTTCTAACTATTAGCAAAGAGACAGACGAGCTAGTCCTCGTGTTGAAGGACAGAAAAACGGGCATTGAGCGCGAATTCGGAGTCCCCTTGATACCAAGGCCGCCCGAACCTGTCCCAGAACTACAGCTTGACCTCCCAATCTCGTTCACTATGCTATCAAAAGACTTCAAGGACCTCGTAGGAGACCTAAAACTCGTGGGAGAAGAAGCGCTATTTAGTTACGAGGATGGAAAAGTGATAATACGGTCGGTTGAGCAGCAGAAAGAATACGTTTGTGAACTGAGAGAAGGAAACCCCCTCATACTCCTGGCGTCGACTGTTGAGAAGGCCAGGGTCTCGTATAGTATTGAAATGCTAATGGTGGCTGCCGGAGCCGCGGAGGCATCCAAGCACGTTATCATATCCTTCGATACCGGTAAGCCGTTGAAAATAGAGTATGAACTAGCTGGTGGAGGGAAACTGACGTATTGGATCGTGCCAAGAATGTAG